The following is a genomic window from Spirosoma foliorum.
GACAATGGTAAAACTGTCCATGAATTTATCGATCAGTTTTAGCAAAAGAGCCGTCACCACAATTCGAACGAGTCCGGTTAGCAGGAAAAAAGTAAACAGGTTAAGTGGAAAGCGGATCAACCAGCCCACAAAGAAATTCAATAAGCCCAGTAGCAGGGCAATGAGTACCGCCGTTCCGAAGTTTTTAACATCAATTTGCGGCATCAGGTAGGCTAAGCCGAAAATAACGGCAGCATCAAGCAATACATGTAAGATAAGATTCATAAACTCTCTAATTAGTTAAATTGAACAACTGTTTGCACTTGAGATGGTTTACTGATTGCATCTGAACAACGTAGCTATGACACGACGCTGGATTCTATACTTTGCTTTACTGACGAGTGGCTACCAGGGTTGGTCACAACAAACCGTTACCGCACCCCAGGCCACGCCAGCAAATATATACCAAGTCAGGAAAGCTAGCCGTGATGGTACTGGCAAAATATACCAAGGCCGGGAAATTGCGCAGGTTATG
Proteins encoded in this region:
- a CDS encoding phage holin family protein, whose product is MNLILHVLLDAAVIFGLAYLMPQIDVKNFGTAVLIALLLGLLNFFVGWLIRFPLNLFTFFLLTGLVRIVVTALLLKLIDKFMDSFTIVGFWPALVIALAVAVAGMLIDRSAPTPEMVESGYVTYLLSYLQLA